A single region of the Lysinibacillus sp. B2A1 genome encodes:
- a CDS encoding LuxR family transcriptional regulator — translation MKGAQYWRRKSEQCLKRSKNSFEYRQLMIEALRTQINFYAYCCTLTDAHTLFSVGAVTEHSIEAIHQEIMELEYAAEDINKYEFLVRSGQYIGRLSDATSQSSRYREVLAPNGFSDEIRAALTYQGQCYGFLTLFKRAESEQPLFQDKDLVLIKIVMPIMGETLKEFHHYIIEERLPAVEGEQGIVIFDKELKIHSSNTKACELLSILRKYESLSEWQVPKPIQAICAKLLADNYNTNTSLIVPIKDTGYITIRASFMLTSHQEQQIALLINEASSREMLNFLITAYNLTPREKEVVFEIIKGIPTKEIAYNLGISIYTVQDHLKVIFQKVNVSNRNELVWKIFSRFQLDY, via the coding sequence ATGAAGGGTGCACAATACTGGCGAAGAAAATCTGAACAATGCTTAAAGCGCAGCAAAAATTCATTTGAATACCGCCAATTAATGATAGAAGCTCTACGAACACAAATAAATTTTTATGCATATTGCTGTACATTAACGGATGCACATACACTTTTTTCGGTAGGTGCTGTTACGGAACATTCTATAGAGGCTATTCATCAGGAGATTATGGAGTTGGAGTATGCTGCAGAGGATATAAATAAATATGAATTCTTAGTTCGCAGTGGTCAATATATAGGTAGGCTAAGCGATGCGACAAGCCAAAGTTCTCGCTATAGAGAAGTGTTAGCGCCCAATGGTTTTAGTGATGAAATACGAGCTGCTTTAACTTATCAAGGACAATGCTACGGTTTTTTAACACTGTTCAAAAGAGCTGAAAGTGAGCAGCCTTTATTTCAAGATAAAGATCTAGTACTTATAAAAATTGTGATGCCCATTATGGGGGAGACGTTAAAGGAGTTCCATCATTATATTATTGAGGAGCGGCTTCCAGCTGTAGAGGGAGAACAAGGCATTGTTATCTTTGATAAAGAGCTAAAAATACATTCTAGTAATACTAAGGCTTGCGAATTATTATCAATTTTAAGAAAGTATGAAAGCCTATCGGAATGGCAAGTACCAAAGCCTATTCAGGCGATATGTGCAAAGCTGCTTGCTGATAACTACAATACCAATACTTCTTTAATAGTGCCTATTAAGGATACAGGCTATATTACTATTCGTGCATCATTTATGCTGACAAGCCATCAAGAACAGCAAATTGCTTTATTAATAAATGAGGCTTCTTCGAGAGAAATGCTAAATTTTTTAATAACGGCTTACAATCTTACACCAAGGGAAAAGGAAGTGGTGTTTGAAATTATTAAAGGGATTCCAACAAAAGAGATTGCCTATAATCTTGGTATTTCAATTTATACTGTACAGGATCATTTGAAGGTTATTTTTCAAAAAGTAAATGTCTCGAATCGAAATGAGCTAGTGTGGAAGATCTTCTCTCGATTCCAATTAGATTACTAA
- a CDS encoding arginine ABC transporter permease, with protein sequence MNLDFSAIVPSIPYILKGIGVTLQIAIGASIIGFIVGILLALCKIGKVNVLRWFADFYTSIFRGTPLVLQLLIIYYAVPQLLDIQIEPIPTAIMAFGLNSGAYISEIIRAGINAVDKGQMEAAQALGIPYAKMMKDIIIPQAVKNILPSLVNEFITLNKETAVVTVISALDIMRRAYIVGGSTYRYLEPLLFAGVIYYIMTLVLTFLGKRIEKGMRKSD encoded by the coding sequence GTGAATTTAGATTTTTCAGCTATCGTTCCCTCTATTCCTTATATCCTAAAAGGAATAGGTGTTACACTTCAAATTGCAATCGGTGCCTCAATCATCGGCTTTATCGTAGGGATACTACTCGCACTATGTAAAATTGGTAAAGTGAATGTTTTACGTTGGTTTGCGGATTTTTATACATCTATTTTCCGAGGTACACCACTTGTCCTACAATTATTAATTATTTACTATGCAGTACCACAGTTATTAGATATTCAAATCGAACCAATTCCAACAGCCATTATGGCTTTCGGCTTAAACTCAGGTGCTTATATTTCAGAAATTATTCGTGCTGGTATTAATGCTGTTGATAAAGGTCAGATGGAAGCGGCACAAGCATTGGGGATTCCCTATGCAAAAATGATGAAGGATATTATTATCCCACAAGCAGTAAAAAATATTTTACCATCTTTAGTCAATGAATTTATCACATTAAATAAAGAAACAGCAGTAGTAACGGTCATTAGTGCATTAGATATTATGCGTCGTGCTTATATTGTTGGGGGTTCAACATATCGCTACCTTGAGCCATTACTCTTTGCTGGTGTAATTTATTACATCATGACCCTTGTCTTAACGTTCCTTGGTAAACGAATCGAGAAAGGAATGAGAAAAAGTGATTAA
- a CDS encoding peptide ABC transporter ATP-binding protein yields the protein MIKIEELHKSYGQNEVLKGISTEIKEKEVIAIIGPSGSGKSTFLRCLNLLEEPTSGKITIAGDILTDKGTNIMKIREEVGMVFQHFHLFPHKTVLENLTYAPINVKGVDKSAAIKNAENLLTKVGLFEKRHEYPNRLSGGQKQRVAIARALAMDPKVILFDEPTSALDPEMVKEVLAVMKNLADTGMTMLIVTHEMGFAREVADRVLFLDGGKLIEDAPPEQFFTEPSTQRAKDFLEKVL from the coding sequence GTGATTAAAATTGAAGAGCTTCATAAATCATATGGGCAAAATGAGGTACTTAAAGGGATCTCAACCGAAATCAAAGAAAAAGAGGTTATTGCCATTATCGGACCGTCCGGCTCTGGTAAATCAACATTTCTTCGCTGCTTAAATCTATTAGAAGAGCCGACGAGCGGAAAAATTACTATTGCTGGTGATATTTTAACGGATAAAGGGACAAATATTATGAAAATACGTGAAGAAGTCGGCATGGTTTTTCAGCATTTTCATCTTTTTCCTCATAAAACAGTACTAGAAAATTTAACATATGCACCCATTAATGTGAAAGGGGTGGACAAGTCGGCTGCCATAAAAAATGCAGAGAATTTACTGACAAAGGTCGGTCTATTTGAGAAGCGTCATGAGTATCCTAACCGTTTGTCTGGTGGACAAAAGCAACGTGTTGCCATTGCTCGTGCACTTGCAATGGATCCAAAGGTAATTTTATTTGATGAGCCTACCTCTGCACTTGATCCAGAAATGGTTAAAGAGGTTTTGGCAGTTATGAAAAACCTTGCAGATACAGGCATGACAATGTTGATTGTTACTCATGAGATGGGCTTCGCTCGTGAGGTGGCAGATCGTGTACTATTCCTCGATGGCGGGAAGCTAATTGAGGATGCTCCACCAGAACAATTCTTTACAGAGCCATCAACACAGCGTGCAAAGGATTTTTTAGAGAAAGTTTTATAG
- a CDS encoding class I SAM-dependent methyltransferase, which yields MTKPIHNWNDSSVSAYQQSIRQKIIGYDLIYDMMANIFHNFPTTHKVLVVGAGGGQELLTLGESFPSAHFTAVDTSKVMLELAAKQIDSLPYALNIEWIDRDLLTLNVKELFDVATCHLVLHFMKDLDQKKALLQKIADSLKENGVLFISSINADLTSSMFKHQLRFWRSSMLHNDISENHWHRFEQSFNNTTHPIKLDSLIDLLKDVGFTTIIPYYKTHMIDALVAIKGEEFK from the coding sequence ATGACCAAACCAATACACAACTGGAATGACTCTTCTGTCTCTGCCTACCAACAATCCATTCGTCAAAAAATTATTGGCTACGACCTTATATATGACATGATGGCCAATATATTTCATAACTTTCCCACTACTCATAAAGTTTTAGTAGTAGGAGCAGGTGGTGGGCAGGAGCTACTAACATTAGGTGAGTCATTTCCTTCTGCTCATTTCACGGCAGTTGATACATCTAAGGTAATGCTAGAGCTAGCTGCTAAACAAATTGATTCTCTTCCATATGCACTTAATATTGAGTGGATTGACAGAGATTTACTGACATTAAACGTAAAGGAACTGTTTGATGTAGCTACCTGTCATTTAGTCTTACATTTTATGAAGGATCTTGATCAAAAGAAAGCCCTGCTTCAAAAAATAGCAGATAGCCTGAAGGAGAATGGTGTGTTATTTATATCATCTATAAATGCTGATTTAACTTCCTCAATGTTCAAGCATCAGCTCCGCTTTTGGCGAAGCTCAATGCTCCATAATGATATTTCCGAAAATCATTGGCATCGTTTTGAACAATCGTTTAACAATACAACCCATCCAATTAAACTCGATTCGCTTATTGATTTGTTGAAGGATGTCGGCTTTACAACAATCATTCCCTATTATAAAACACATATGATTGATGCTTTAGTAGCTATTAAGGGAGAAGAGTTTAAATGA
- a CDS encoding DNA-binding response regulator: MAKKIIIVEDDVDIQNLLSVALKNANFLPYIFSNGEDVLQQFNIVQPDLVLLDAQLPGIDGFEVCAEIRKFSNVPIIFVSCLADGSDIIRGLELGGDDYVTKPFDLFELIARIHSNIRRSPVYVNETINHKHVDSETLSIENFRFHVHSGKVNINDTVLMLPTKEFQILFFLAQHPEQIFHPSELYRLIWGEDSIGQTQAIKVHISNLRKKLESISGHNAKILNIRGFGYQLLFHQNDHV, encoded by the coding sequence ATGGCTAAAAAAATTATTATTGTCGAAGATGATGTAGATATTCAAAACCTTCTTAGTGTTGCATTAAAAAATGCTAATTTTTTGCCATACATATTTTCAAATGGTGAAGATGTCTTACAGCAATTTAATATTGTACAACCTGATCTTGTTCTATTGGATGCACAACTGCCTGGGATTGACGGCTTTGAGGTGTGTGCAGAAATTCGTAAATTTTCAAATGTCCCTATTATTTTTGTGAGCTGTTTAGCAGACGGCTCAGATATAATACGGGGGCTAGAGCTGGGAGGAGATGATTATGTCACAAAGCCATTTGATTTATTTGAATTAATTGCACGTATACATTCAAACATAAGAAGATCGCCTGTGTATGTCAATGAGACTATAAACCACAAACATGTAGACTCCGAGACCCTATCCATTGAAAACTTTCGCTTTCATGTTCACTCTGGGAAAGTGAATATTAATGATACTGTACTCATGTTGCCCACTAAGGAATTTCAAATTTTATTTTTTTTAGCGCAGCATCCTGAGCAAATTTTTCATCCATCTGAGCTTTATAGATTGATTTGGGGAGAGGATAGTATCGGACAAACCCAAGCAATAAAGGTTCATATCAGTAATCTCAGAAAAAAATTAGAGTCTATTTCTGGGCATAATGCCAAAATTTTAAATATACGTGGCTTTGGTTATCAGCTATTATTTCATCAAAATGACCATGTATAA